Proteins found in one Paenibacillus wynnii genomic segment:
- the hemW gene encoding radical SAM family heme chaperone HemW, with protein MSNIATNSRPPEAVYIHIPFCTNKCFYCDFNSYVLKDQPVMDYLHALDREMELTVKENPPGVINSIFVGGGTPTVLKPDEMEFFLKSIRTHFPNWNKDIEFSMEANPGTTDRDKLEVMKAGGVNRVSFGVQAFQNELLEGIGRIHNVDDVYRSLENARAVGLNNLSVDLMFGLPNQTVEMLAESIKKALELDLPHYSIYSLKVEENTLFHTLFNKNKLPLPNEEDELQMYLLLMSSMEEAGYNQYEISNFAKPGKESLHNITYWRNEDYYGLGAGAHGYARRQRHVNIKGVNPYIEASRKGLPRLNTYAISEEEAMEDFMMVGLRMRAGISGAAFLAQFGKTMEDVFGKSLHKMLNAGLLEQENGIYRLSKQGILFGNDVFGEFVGALTEV; from the coding sequence ATGTCTAACATCGCAACTAACAGCCGTCCCCCAGAGGCGGTATATATTCATATCCCATTTTGCACGAACAAATGCTTTTACTGTGACTTTAATTCATATGTATTGAAGGACCAGCCAGTCATGGATTACCTCCATGCATTGGATCGGGAAATGGAACTTACGGTTAAAGAGAATCCGCCTGGAGTGATCAATAGTATTTTTGTTGGCGGGGGAACACCTACCGTATTGAAGCCTGATGAAATGGAATTTTTCCTGAAATCGATTCGCACACACTTTCCGAACTGGAATAAAGATATAGAGTTCTCTATGGAAGCTAACCCCGGAACTACTGATCGCGATAAGCTGGAAGTAATGAAGGCTGGCGGAGTAAACCGGGTCAGCTTCGGTGTTCAAGCTTTTCAGAATGAGCTTCTGGAGGGCATCGGCCGGATTCATAATGTCGACGACGTCTATCGGAGCTTGGAGAATGCGCGTGCGGTTGGACTGAATAATCTTTCAGTGGATTTGATGTTTGGTTTACCTAATCAAACGGTGGAGATGCTTGCGGAGAGTATTAAGAAGGCATTGGAGCTTGATCTGCCTCACTACTCTATATACAGTCTGAAGGTTGAGGAAAACACTCTTTTCCACACCCTGTTCAATAAGAACAAGCTTCCGCTCCCTAACGAAGAGGATGAACTCCAGATGTACCTGCTGCTGATGTCTTCTATGGAAGAAGCGGGATACAACCAGTATGAGATTAGTAATTTTGCAAAGCCTGGTAAAGAGAGTCTCCACAATATTACTTACTGGCGAAACGAAGATTATTATGGTTTGGGTGCAGGAGCACACGGTTATGCCCGACGCCAGCGTCACGTAAACATCAAAGGGGTTAATCCCTATATAGAAGCTTCCCGTAAAGGATTGCCGCGGCTGAATACCTATGCCATCTCTGAGGAAGAAGCGATGGAGGATTTCATGATGGTGGGCCTTCGCATGCGTGCTGGGATATCAGGGGCTGCTTTTCTAGCGCAATTCGGTAAGACCATGGAGGATGTGTTTGGCAAGTCTCTGCATAAAATGTTGAATGCCGGATTGCTTGAGCAAGAGAATGGCATCTATCGTCTGAGCAAGCAGGGAATCCTTTTTGGGAATGATGTTTTCGGAGAATTTGTAGGGGCGCTGACAGAGGTTTAA